Proteins from one Homalodisca vitripennis isolate AUS2020 chromosome 3, UT_GWSS_2.1, whole genome shotgun sequence genomic window:
- the LOC124357462 gene encoding LOW QUALITY PROTEIN: charged multivesicular body protein 2a (The sequence of the model RefSeq protein was modified relative to this genomic sequence to represent the inferred CDS: inserted 1 base in 1 codon; deleted 1 base in 1 codon), which translates to MEWLFGKERVTPEEMLRKNQRALNKAIRDLDRERQRMEQQEKKIIADIKKMAKDGQMDAVKIMARDLVRTRRYEKKFMMMKANIQAVSLKIQTLRSQNAMAQAMKGVTKAMQNMNRQLNLPQIQRILQEFEKQSEIMDMKEEIMNDAIDDAMEDEGDEEESDAVVAQVLXELGLQLNDQLSNLPQASASLSVAGGKVPVAAAAGGGGGSAPVSDADADLQARLDNLRRE; encoded by the exons atggaGTGGTTATTTGGAAAG GAGCGAGTGACACCTGAAGAGATGCTTCGCAAAAACCAGCGAGCATTAAATAAAGCCATAAGAGACTTGGACAGGGAAAGGCAACGCATGGAACagcaagaaaagaaaattatagcTGATATCAAGAAAATGGCAAAAGACGGtcaaatg GATGCTGTGAAAATTATGGCTAGAGATTTGGTGCGAACAAGACGCTATGAGAAAAAGTTCATGATGATGAAAGCCAATATCCAGGCAGTTTCTCTCAAAATACAGACTCTACGTTCCCAGAATGCCATGGCTCAAGCAATGAAAGGAGTGACTAAGGCCATGCAGAACATGAACAG gcAGTTGAATCTTCCCCAAATACAGAGAATTCTGCAAGAGTTTGAGAAACAATCAGAAATCATGGATATGAAAGAGGAAATTATGAATGATGCCATCGATGATGCAATGGAAGATGAGGGCGATGAAGAAGAAAG TGATGCAGTTGTGGCACAAGTTC GCGAACTGGGTCTGCAACTCAACGATCAGCTGTCAAATCTACCTCAGGCCTCGGCTTCACTCAGTGTAGCAGGTGGCAAG GTACCGGTAGCAGCAGCAGCAGGCGGTGGTGGAGGCTCAGCTCCAGTGTCAGACGCCGACGCAGACCTACAGGCCAGATTAGACAACTTGCGCAGGGAGTAA
- the LOC124357463 gene encoding ETS homologous factor-like, whose product MPYQEMMPGYDDSESLELGGDWSIYKATSLLSDMVSFYDDSGLYGQTGLDFSPVCELPSKIVKTEPMTDLLPADVQRHGDWQYKTVEEWLSYDCLFWFIQQMQELRAGHYLTDAKMERFIHIDGAALKQMTEDDFTTVCPEYGIELYNRLQQKLKLNTNNSYNTFYALDNTPLPPIDHFSTFSPSEETHKLTDLDNESQLPPVLPYLSSSETESSGYKSDSSLEPAVEPTPPPEKRRPGRPRGTRRKKKPEKLGRLWEFIRDLLLDSRYNPSLICWEDYKEGMFRFVHSDRVAKLWGSKKDNIDMNYEKLSRAMRYYYKSEVLLPVYGKRLVYKFGPKAMDGIRKNITNAEARSQSSST is encoded by the exons ATGCCATATCAAGAAATGATGCCAGGATATGATGACTCA GAATCCCTGGAGTTGGGCGGAGACTGGAGCATCTACAAGGCAACATCTCTGTTATCGGACATGGTGTCATTTTACGATGACTCAGGACTGTATGGTCAAACAGGTTTAGACTTCAGCCCCGTGTGTGAACTTCCATCGAAGATTGTTAAAACTG AACCCATGACAGATCTGCTGCCAGCTGATGTCCAACGCCACGGAGACTGGCAGTACAAGACTGTCGAGGAATGGTTGTCTTACGATTGTCTCTTCTGGTTCATCCAACAGATGCAGGAACTTAGAGCGGGACACTACCTCACTGAT GCCAAGATGGAAAGGTTTATACACATCGACGGAGCAGCCTTAAAGCAGATGACAGAGGACGATTTTACCACAGTGTGTCCTGAGTACGGAATAGAGTTGTACAACAGGCTGCAACAGAAGCTTAAGTTGAACACCAACAACTCGTACAACACCTTCTACGCTCTGGACAACACTCCCCTGCCTCCTATCGACCACTTCTCCACTTTCAGCCCTTCAGAGGAAACACACAAACTTACAGACTTGGACAACGAGAGTCAGCTGCCTCCCGTCCTGCCCTATCTCTCTTCTTCTG AAACAGAGAGCAGTGGTTATAAATCAGACTCCAGCCTAGAACCAGCAGTTGAACCCACTCCTCCTCCAGAGAAACGCAGACCTGGCAGGCCAAGGGGAACTCGCAGAAAGAAGAAGCCag AAAAGCTTGGGCGATTGTGGGAGTTTATCCGAGACCTGCTGTTGGATTCCCGGTACAACCCCAGCCTTATCTGTTGGGAAGACTACAAGGAGGGGATGTTCCGCTTTGTGCATAGTGACAGAGTGGCCAAGCTCTGGGGCAGCAAGAAGGACAACATCGACATGAACTATGAGAAGTTGAGTCGTGCTATGAG gTATTACTACAAGAGTGAAGTGCTGTTGCCCGTGTACGGAAAACGGCTTGTCTACAAGTTTGGACCAAAGGCCATGGATGGTATTCGGAAAAACATTACCAATGCTGAGGCAAGATCGCAGTCTTCATCTACGTGA